The Microcystis panniformis FACHB-1757 region TGTGAGAATCGGTTCTGTGGCCTGCATTTTGTGGGTGGTGCTGTAATAACGATTGGTTTGCTGGAGGACAGTCCCACGTTCTTGAATAGATTCGTTAGCGACTTTTTTCCGCAGTTTAATAATCGCGTCGATAATCGCTTCTGGACGGGGGGGACAACCGGGTATATAGACATCCACGGGGATAAGTTTATCTACCCCTCTGACTGCGGTGGTGGAGTCACTGCTGAACATTCCCCCCGTAATCGTACAGGCACCCATGGCGATAACGTATTTAGGTTCTGGCATTTCTTCATACAGACGCACCAAAGCGGGGGCCATTTTCATGGTGATTGTACCGGCAGTGATGATTAAATCGGCCTGCCGGGGACTAGAACGGGGAACTAAACCAAAGCGATCAAAATCAAAACGGGAACCAATCAAGGCCGCGAACTCGATAAAACAGCAAGCTGTACCGTATAGCATCGGCCAAAGACTTGACAAACGCGCCCAGTTATACAGGTCATCAACGGTGGTAAGGATGACATTTTCCGATAAATCCTGGGTAACTTTGGTGCGTTCGATGGGATTGAGGATTTTTTCGCTTTGTTGTTCGATAATTTGCTTAAATTCGCTGGTAGGGTTGGGACTCATCCGGTTATCCTCTCATGAAAAGTCAAAAATAAGGAAAATTATGGCCGTTATGACCATTCTAAGGCTCCTTTCCGCCAAGCATAGACGAGAGCAACCACAAGGATAGCAATAAAGATCAATGCTTCTACAAAAGCTAATAGGCCCAATTGATTGAAAGCTACTGCCCAAGGGTAGAGAAAGACGGTTTCCACGTCAAAAACCACGAAAACGAGGGCAAACATATAATAACGAATGTTAAACTGAATCCAAGCACCGCCGATCGGTTCCATCCCCGATTCATAGGTGGTACGTCTTTCTGGACCGCCACCACTAGGCCGCAGGACTTTGGAGGCAGTTAGGGATAGGATTGGTACTAAACTGCAAGCGAGCAGAAATCCTAGAAAATACTCGTAACCTTTGAGGACAAACACTGGGTTTTTT contains the following coding sequences:
- the ndhK gene encoding photosynthetic/respiratory NAD(P)H-quinone oxidoreductase subunit K — encoded protein: MSPNPTSEFKQIIEQQSEKILNPIERTKVTQDLSENVILTTVDDLYNWARLSSLWPMLYGTACCFIEFAALIGSRFDFDRFGLVPRSSPRQADLIITAGTITMKMAPALVRLYEEMPEPKYVIAMGACTITGGMFSSDSTTAVRGVDKLIPVDVYIPGCPPRPEAIIDAIIKLRKKVANESIQERGTVLQQTNRYYSTTHKMQATEPILTGKYLQSATRQAPPKELLEATGMPVPPALLTTKQKEEI
- the ndhC gene encoding photosynthetic/respiratory NAD(P)H-quinone oxidoreductase subunit C — translated: MFVLKGYEYFLGFLLACSLVPILSLTASKVLRPSGGGPERRTTYESGMEPIGGAWIQFNIRYYMFALVFVVFDVETVFLYPWAVAFNQLGLLAFVEALIFIAILVVALVYAWRKGALEWS